The DNA sequence AATCGTCGCAGAATCCGTACACATAACGAATGAAAGGTGCTGACCCATACTCGTTCAGCACCCTCTCCAACAATGTTATTTACTCTGTCTCTCATTTCGGCTGCGGCTTTATTTGTAAATGTTATCGCAAGGATATTATATGGATTCACTCCGATCTCATCCATCAGATACGCTACCCGGTGGGTGATCACTCTGGTCTTTCCTGATCCGGCACCTGCCAGTATCAGAAGCGGTCCATCGACATGTCTGCATGCCAGATCCTGCATGTCATTTAATCCAGCCATCGCTTTTGTACTCCTTTATATCAGCTTTGTTCCACAGTTACCACAGAACTTTGCTCCATTTGTAGGGGTTCCGCAGTTCGGGCAGAACTTAGGAGCCGTACCGTTTCCGGTTGGAGCTGCCTGCTGATTCATCTGTCCGTTCATGTTGTTCTGCAGATTACCGGTCATCTGATTTGCCATCATCATACCCATCTGCATTCCCATCATACCACTGGCAACATCTGCCATATTGGTTCCGCCTTTTCCATTGGAATTTGCAAGTGCATCTACCATCTTCACCTGCTGGAACCGGCCCATATCACCAAGCATCGTATACTCAGCAGCCTGATCTGCACGTTTTGATATATTCTCAGGATATGTAAATTCGCTGATTCTGAAATCTGTCATGGTCAGACCGATCTTGATCAGTTCCATATCCAGATCTTCTAAAATACCCTTTGCAATATCGGTGGCATTTGCCATCAGATTGAATACATCACCGCCGGTCTTTGTAATCCATTTGATCAACAGTCCATCTAAGATTCCCTTAATACGATCCCTGACATCATCCACTGTAAAGATTGCCTTTACTCCGGCGATTCTCTCGATCAATACATTGTAATCATCGATCTTGAATGAGAATTTACCATTTGACCGTACAGGAAGTCCGCCCGGAAGTCCCGGTGCCTGTAAACGGATCGGGGAACTGGTTCCCCAGTTACAGGTAAACTCTTTCGTATTGATGAACAGAACCTCTGCCCGAAGTCCTGAGTTGAAACCAAACTTAAATCCCTTTAATGTAGAAAGGAATGGAATGATATCCGAATCAATCGTATAACTTCCTGATTCTGTGAAGATACCTTCTACCGCACCGTTATACAGGAAGATCGCATCCTGTCCCGGTTTAATGATAAGTCTGGAATCTTTCTTTATCTCTCGATTTGTCCATTTCCAGAAGAGCAGGTCATCTCTGTATTCTTCCCACTCAACTACATTGGCAAACTGATTTGAAAATAATCCCATCTGTTTCCTCCTATGAAAGTCCCATCTTTGCCTTTAATGCTGCAAGTTCATCTGAAACTGCCGATGATGGTTCTGCATCGTATTTACTCATCAGATCATCTGTCTCATCCTTGCCGCTGGCATTTAATTCTGCCATTGCATTTGCCTTGTCAAGCATTGCATCAGCCTTTGCTTCCATTCTGTCAAATGCTGAGATCGTTCCGGCTGTATCCGTTACGCTTCCCATCATCTTATTCATCTTCTCCTGAGTCTTTGCAACCTGAACCTTAGCCTTGATCGCATCTTTTCTTGCATTCAGATCCATGATATCCTTTGTCAGCTTATCATGCATCTCTTTCATCTTAGCTGCATTTCCTGCTGCCATATCATAAGACTGCTGTAAAGAAGTTCTCTTGGTCGATAACTGATTCTTCTTCTCTAAGAACTTCATGGCATCTGCTTCGTTTCCTGCAAGAAGTGCCTTCTCTGCATAGCTCTGCATCTTGGCAATATCTGCATCACAGTCATCCAATGCACGTTTGCATCTGGTCTCATCTGCCATAACGGTTGCTGTCTCTGATTTTACGTTTCTAAGATCTTCCTGTAAGTCTCTGAGATACTGGTCGATCATCTTCTCCGGATCCTCTGCCTTATCAAGCATAGCGTTGATGTTTGCTGACATAATGTCTTTGAATCTTTTTAAAATCCCCATAAATAATTACCTCCTATATATATCTACACTTTATGGTTTCTTGTTTTTCGTGCTCACAAACCCATAATATCATAACAGGCGTACGCTTCGCAACGCCTGAATCATGAATTAAATGTAAAGTATCACGCTTCTGTTCTTAAGCGGTTTTAAAGTTCATTGTCAAGGTTCTTATGGATGTTTCCACCGATCCTGAACTCCGGAATCTTCTTAGGAGCCCCTTCTGCTGCCTTTCCCGCAACCCCTGCATCCGTAATTGATTCCTCTAACGGCACAGGTGTCCGATCCTCAAATAATGACTTTTTCTTTTCTTCCTTTAATTCATCTGCAATCTCAAATGCTGAATCCACAACCTCATCGTGTAGAATATCATCATGAAGCTTCACCGGCTGTCTGGATGGTTTTACCTTGATCGGATCTTCCTTCTTATCTTCAAAGTCAAATTCCCACTGAACCATCTCATTTTCTTCTGCCTGCTTCTTCTGTTCTTCTTCCTCAAACCGGTTCTTCTCGTAATACAATTCATTTGCAAGAAGCTGGCTGATCTCTAAGATATCGGCATAACGTTCCTGCTTCTTCATATCCAGCAGTCCATCCATCAGCTCACGCTTATTCTGCTCGATGACATCAGATTTCTGTCTGAGAGAATCCAATACACGATCGGTTTCCTCACTGATCATATTATATGCCTGTCGTACCGATTCATTGATCTCCATAAGCATCTCATTCGTATAAATGATTGATGCCGCATAGATCTCATTTGCTGTCCGAAGTGCCATCTTATCTTTCTTATTCAGATCCTTTACCTGTCTCTGGACATAGAGTGGATTCGGCTTGCTCATACGAATCCGGCTTGCGGATTCTTCTGCCTCTACGATGATGTCCTCGGCTTCTTTATTCGCATCCTTTATGATCTTGCCACGCTTATCCGTAATCTCATGATACGCTTTTAATTCTATATCTATCGTCTTTTTCAGATCTTCTATCATTTCCAGCATTTCTTCTTTATTTACAAGAACCTTCCCTGCTGCAAATGGAACATTCTGTCCGTCCTCGATCAATACCTGCATCTTATCAAGCAGTTGTTTTGCTTTTCCTTTTTCCATGTCTATTACTTCCTCCAACTATGGCTTTATAGGATTTTATTTATAGATCCGGTTTCTTATCATCTCTTGGAATACCTAAGAAATCCTGGATCAGATGTCTGCTGAAAAGCCTTCCTTCTTCACTTTCAAAATACCGCTCCGGGTGCCACTGAAACGCAAGAATACTCATGGTTGGTGACACAAATGCCTCAACCGATCCATTTTCTTCATCTACAACCAACGGATAAAACATTGTTGAAAGGTTTTCCAGATATACACAATCACTGTGAAAATTATTTATCTTTATATATCGATCCGAATTACAGATTTTTGCCATATGGTCAACACCTCGCGGTCTTGGCACTACAAACGGTGCAGAATAAGATATCTTTCCTCCAAATAATGCATTCAGATGCTGCATGCCTCTGCATACTCCAATGATCGGTATCTCATTCTCCACACAGTACATAATGAGCCGTTCCTCCATCGCATCCCGATGTGGTTGCAGCTCTGCCTTATGCGGTTCTACATAATATTTCGGGTGAAGCGTACCGCCACCCGTTACGATCAGTACGTCAATCGGATCTTCAAATAAGGCTTCAAAATCTCTGGTGAAATTTGACACCGGATGAAGTCTTATTCCCATGCTTTCATAAAATTCCGTATAGGCAGCTTCCAGAACATCCGTGGATTTTCCATACATATTCTGACCTTCGCGTTGTGTTATCAGTGCGTGAAGCATACGCCTATTCCTCCTTCAGTATCTTTCCATTTTTACAATCAAGTGTCAGTTTGTCAAGTCCTGTTACATAATTATAAATAACGTCGCCACATCCAATAGCCGCCGGAATATTGAATTCCGCACATCGGATTGCCATATGCGATGCGACACCACCATACTTCGTAATAAAGCCCCGGATTCCTTTTGCAAATATCCAGTCATATCCGGGATCTGCTTTCGGGATCACTACAATCTTATCTACAACATCAACCGCTCCGGCATCCTCGCGCTTTGATTCCTCATCCTCCAATACGACAACTGCTCCGGCAACAATCTCCGAAGTGATGAAATTCGGTCTAGCCTCTACCATCTCGATATATTCTAACTGCTGCTTATTGCAGATCACATCCGGCAGAATCATATCGGAAGCATCTGTATATGCCTTTCGGTTCTCTGCGATCACCTGTTCCCATATCCTTCGGATCTCCGTTTCTGGTTTATGATACACTGCAATTATATCATCTACTGTGAGATATGCCATATCTTCTTTTGAAAAATTCAACATTTCTCCAATATTGATCAGAATATCGATCGCCAGACTTAAGGATTTCGTAAATTCAAATTTAAAATATTCCCGTTCTTCCATGGAATCCTTTAAGAATTCCACAAATTTCTTTGCATCAACACCAAAGCCGATATCGGAAAGTGCCTGTTCTACTTTCTCCGGATCTAATGGCGTATGCTTTAACCGCTCAATTCTCTGTCTCTGCTTCTTTGCTGTCTCGCTTGCCTTGGAGCTGTCAAAATCCCGTTCCTCATATGTCTCACAAGTGATATCGTAAGTGCCGGAACGAAGATGCCCGTATTTCTCATCAAATGCAGCTCTGGTAATCCGTTCTTCTGCAAAATCCTGAAAATCCGAATCGTACTCCGATGCTACTGTGTAGATTGACATCATAAAGTCATCAATCTCACGGCTCGTAAAATATCCCTTTGCACTAAGCGACCTGCAAAGAGCCTTTGAGATAAATGCAAGTCTTGCCTGTCTTGCAAATTTCGGTGTTCCGTACTGTTTGATACTCTCGATCAATTCTATAAAATAACGGATGGAAGTATTCACATCCTTTGCTGCCATCAGCCAGTTATTCCTGATATTTTCCCGATGCACCTTCAGTCCGTTTAAGGAACGGATATCCTGCATCCGGTTCTGCCTGAAATTACAGATTGCACGATCCGTCAGACGGAACAGGCTATTTGACAAATCCTGAATCTCGCCTTTCGTGAATTCATATTCTAATAATTCCTGCAACCGATCCTCCGTTGAAAAATCATAATTGGAAAATACGATTTCAAATTCTATTTTATCATGTGCCGTTATATCCGATAATATCTTCCGGTCATAAAATGCCAAAAGTTTTTTCACCATGTCCTCATCTAAATCCGCAGGCATCAGACACAGAAATGACTTCCGCAATGATATATATGGTTTATTTCCGACCTTGTACATCAGATCTCCGTCTACCACACGATATCCGATCGTGGTAAGTCCCTGATTCCAGGCAGCCTTCGTTATGATCTCTCTGTAAAGGGAGAAATCAAGCGGATGCGGATTCACTCCTATGATCTCAGCCGGATTCCAGAATGCCATATCGGATAAAATTGCCTGTTTCTCATACAACAGATCACTGAGTTTTTGATACTGCTGTTTTGTCTTGTTTATCAATTCTCCAAATATACGATCATTCTTTGCTCTGCCTTCTTTGTAGTCAGACGGCTTCTCCAGTTTCTTAATACAGGCCGCAAGCGGACGCACCTGAAAGATCGTAACTGTCAGATCTGCTCCAACTGCAAATTCCACATCGAGTGGATACTCCGGAAAGATGTCTTCTAATTCCCTCATAGCTGTGATCAGAACACCCCAGCGCTCCGGGAGAGATGAACTCTCTGCTGTCCTTGCAATATAGATCGTCTTTCCTCCGCTTCCACTGGTTACCGCATCGGTCGAATCTTCATCATATGAGATTGCATAATACAATCTTCCTGATTTGATCTCTCTGGAGAAGATAACTCCGCTGCTGATGATAGATTTCGTCTGCGTCTGGATCAACACCTGTTCATTCCTGATATCTGGCAGATCTTTTTTATAAGAATCAAATACTGTCTCAACCGCATGACATACAGCATCGCGATCATCAGCGTCGACATCCAATATACTGTCATAATGACCCGCATTTGATGTCTCGGAGGAATCTTCATTGGAACAGGAGCTTCGAACAACGATTGTCTGTCCTTTAAATTGCGACTGAATATCTGCAAGGATCTGTTTCCGGTTCTCACCATACATTTCCCCGGTTACGATCATAAGGTCTTCTATTCTCGATTTTGTTATTCTGTTTTTCAAATAATCTAATGTATCTGCTTTTGTCAAAACCATGAAAAATCACCTTCTACAACAAAACTGCACCTTAGCAGACCATATCATCTATACTAAAGTGCAGTATATTTTTCTCTTTCGAGACATTATTCATTTTGTGGGCTGTTCTGTCAGACCTTCAATTCTTCAAAATCCATCCTCTGTCAATATTCATTACACAATGGATAAAACTGTTCTTATTGGATCGTTAATAGATCGTCAACTGATTTTCTTGGCGGCATCTCCGGTGCAAATACCGGATATCCCATTGCGATAACAGTGGCAACTGTCTGTCCTTCCGGCACACCTACGATCTCTCCAACTTTCTTATCATCAAATACTCCAAGGATAACCGTTCCGATTCCCTTCTCATGTGCTGCAAGACAGAATGTCTGGGCTGCGATACCGGCATCGAACATCTCCCACCCGGCACCCTTGCTTGTACTGAAGCTTCCATCTCTCTCATATCCACAGATACCGTTCTTCTGTGTTACAACCATCAACTGATGTGCTCTGGAAACTGTCTTCTCATTTAATGCGAATCCCATTACACCCTCTTCTGCGATCTTCTTGATCTTCTCCGGATCAGAAACACTGATGTAACGAATTGTCTGTGTATTCTTCCAGGATGGTGAATAGGATGCGAGTTCTACTAACTCACGGATCACTTCATCCGGAATGATATCCTCTTTGAATTTTCTTACCGATCTTCTTGTCTTAATACATTCTAATGCTTCCATGTCTTGTCCTCCTGTATTTTTATAAATATCTTTTGTATCTTCTTACATATATCGCAAGTATAACTCACTCAATGTCTTCGAAAAATCATCTCATTATCTGTTACAGATCACTCACCTGCAAAATATGCATCTATACCATCTGCAATTCCTTTTGCAAGCAGATTCTGATAATCTGATGTTACAAGCTTCTGGTCTTCTTCTGAATTTGTCATATAACCGATCTCAACGATCGTAACCGGAACCTTACACCAGTTAATTCCACTCATGGAATCTGTCTCCCAGACACCTTCGCTGTTTGCCCCTGTTGCTGCTGCCATTCCGCTTAATACATCGGCAGACAACCGTTTACAGGAATCATAGATATCTGCATTATACGGATTATCCTTAGTCTGGCATACTGTCATAACACCGCTCGCATTTGTATCTGTAGAACCATTTGCATGGATTCTTATAAATGCATCTGCCTTATCACTGTTTGCAAGTTCTGCTCTTGCAGCGTTACTGATATCGACATCATTGGATGTACGGATCATCTTCACAGTATAGCCTCTTGCCTCTAATGCACTCTGAAGCTTTAACGCTACCTCAAGATTCAGTTCATATTCCTCTGTACCGGTTGTAACTCCTGTATTACCGGCTGAGACTTTTGCTTTCTCATCTTCCGCACCGGGACCTACCGGCTCTGTATCCGTATTCGGCGTTGCCTGATGACCTGCATCAATACAGATCAGCTTGCCTTCGCCAACATTGCTTGTCTCCTGTGTTGATTCTTCTGTGCTGCTGTCATCACCACTGGATGCTGCTCCTTCTGCCTTTACAAATTCCGAATAAACATAATAGGTCTCACCCTTGATCGATACCTTGCTCCACTCATCGTTATAACCGATCCGGTCAAGCTCTACACCATCTGCAAGCTGCATCGCAGGATCTCCGTCTGTCGATGGTGCTGTTCTGACATTTACATAATCAGTCGTCGTCACCTTGTCATTTACGATCGTGAATCCTTCTTCATCCACCTGTGCTTCCGTCGTCGCTTCTGTTGTATCCTCTGTGGATGCTACATCTTCAGAAGCTTCTGTTGAACTCTCGGTGGTCGTCTTTTTCCCTGCATCCTTTTTCCCACAGGCTACAAGTACAAATGCTGAAAGAATGATCATCATACATATAAGTATTGTTCTGTAAACCTTCTTCATAAGTAACCTCCGTCTATATTTCTATATACCTAACGTCTATTATCGCATAAATATGGCTCTATTTCAACCAAAAAGCGATAAGCAGCCGTTTCATCGACTCATAATCTGACAAATGTGCCATTTCACATGCTGAATGCATAGCGAGTACCGGCATTCCCATATCGACTGCCTTTACCGGAAGATAGGATGAAACGATCGGACCCAGCGTGGTTCCACCCGGCATTCCTGTCTTATTGACCGTACGCTGAAACGGAATCCCTTCATCCTCACAGAGCACCTGAATCACTGCAGCAGCCTCGCTGTCTGTCACATATCGCTGAGACGCGCTGCTCTTTAAGACAACCCCATTTCCAAGCAGTACCCGGTTGACCGGATCGGATTTCTCCTGATAATTCGGATGTGTTCCATGTGCCACATCAAGAGAGATCAAAAATATCTCCGGAAGCAGCTCCTGTATGGTACGGCTCTCTCCGCTGTCTTTTAAGATACGTTCCGTTATCATCCGAAGCAGTCCGGAATCTGCTCCCTGTTTGGACAAACTTCCGATCTCCTCGTTATCGAAGAATACTCCGATGTCGAGATTCATATCAGATCCATTTGCTTCCGATATTTTTTCATCTGCCAATGCAGCTTCTGTTCCCTTACCTTTTTCTTCTTTCCACTTGTTTCCGGTTCGCACCAAAGATTCCAAAATCGCACTAACGGAAGATACATTATCAATTCTCGGTGATGTAAATACGCCACTGTCTCCGATCATTTGGCAGGAATCGCAATTATATAAATACAGATCATAGTCTAATATGTCCGCCTTATCGATCTGAAGCTTTTCTGCAACCTCATCTAAAAAGCTATGCGGCTCATCCTTCTTCCAAAGCCCAAATACCGGGATCAATTCTTTCTGCGGGTCTAATTTTGTCTCTGCGTCTCCACGTTTCAGATGCGGCGCAAGACTCGGTATGATCGCAACCGGCTTCTCGGAATCATATAATCGTACCTCTGGATGAAATGCATCGCTGCCTTTTACCACTACCTTGCCGGCAAGTCCCAGCGGGCGGTCAAACCATGTCTTCATTAACAGTCCGCCATACGTCTCTATATTTAACATATGATAACCGCCTTTTTCCATATCGGCTGACGGCTTTAACTTCAGCATTGGAAAATCCGTATGACTGGTTGCTATCCGGATATGCTGCAGCTGCTTCGGCAGATGAAATGCGATCATAACAGAACTGTATGGTCTGACATAATAATCTGCTCCTGCCTGAAGCTGCCATTTGTCCTTTAACTTAAGCTCGGAAAATCCGTATTCTTTCAAATATTCCTCTACGTGCTTTACAACATGGAATTGGGTAATTCCTTTTTCTAACATATATTTTAACAAGCCTGTCTGTTCCGGCTTTTCTGATATGAGATCAACTTCTGTTTTTCTTTCTTCCATATGCTCTATTCTCCTGTCTTTTTACTTTGTTTTCTATTGTACACCTTTTTAGTTTTTCTTGCTATTTTGATTTTATGTGTATATAATGTTGTTACACGCTTTAACGCGTTAAACCCCAAAAAGGAGAAACAGCTATGAATGCATTTAAAATTGGTTTTATCGGTCTTGGGCTGATCGGTGGATCGGTGGCAAAATCTATTCACCGTATTTTCCCAAACTATACGATCATCGGCTATGATGTCAACACTGTAACCTTAAAAGAAGCGCAGGCGGATGGCACCTTAGATCATTATACAACAAATATCAGCGACATCGCAGACTGTGATTATGTCTTTCTGTGTGCGCCGGTTCATTATAATATAGAATATCTGAAAACTTTAAAACCACTGATCTCTGATTCCTGTATCCTGTCTGATGTCGGCAGTGTCAAATCCGACATCTACGATGCTGTAAAGGAACTGGGACTTGGTTCTCATTTTATCGGCGGTCATCCAATGGTCGGATCCGAGCGCTCCGGCTACGATGCAGCAACCGACCGTCTGATCGAGAATGCTTATTATTTCATCACCCCATCTCCGGACGCTCCGGCAGACCGCGTGGAGGAATTCATGACATTTATCGGTGACCTGGGTGCTATCCCGATCCGATATTCCCCGGATGAACACGATAAGATCACTTCCTATATCAGTCATGTACCGCATGTGATCGCCGCATCTCTGGTCAATCTGGTACGGCATGCC is a window from the Lachnospiraceae bacterium GAM79 genome containing:
- a CDS encoding phosphoenolpyruvate-protein kinase (PTS EI subunit in bacteria) translates to MVLTKADTLDYLKNRITKSRIEDLMIVTGEMYGENRKQILADIQSQFKGQTIVVRSSCSNEDSSETSNAGHYDSILDVDADDRDAVCHAVETVFDSYKKDLPDIRNEQVLIQTQTKSIISSGVIFSREIKSGRLYYAISYDEDSTDAVTSGSGGKTIYIARTAESSSLPERWGVLITAMRELEDIFPEYPLDVEFAVGADLTVTIFQVRPLAACIKKLEKPSDYKEGRAKNDRIFGELINKTKQQYQKLSDLLYEKQAILSDMAFWNPAEIIGVNPHPLDFSLYREIITKAAWNQGLTTIGYRVVDGDLMYKVGNKPYISLRKSFLCLMPADLDEDMVKKLLAFYDRKILSDITAHDKIEFEIVFSNYDFSTEDRLQELLEYEFTKGEIQDLSNSLFRLTDRAICNFRQNRMQDIRSLNGLKVHRENIRNNWLMAAKDVNTSIRYFIELIESIKQYGTPKFARQARLAFISKALCRSLSAKGYFTSREIDDFMMSIYTVASEYDSDFQDFAEERITRAAFDEKYGHLRSGTYDITCETYEERDFDSSKASETAKKQRQRIERLKHTPLDPEKVEQALSDIGFGVDAKKFVEFLKDSMEEREYFKFEFTKSLSLAIDILINIGEMLNFSKEDMAYLTVDDIIAVYHKPETEIRRIWEQVIAENRKAYTDASDMILPDVICNKQQLEYIEMVEARPNFITSEIVAGAVVVLEDEESKREDAGAVDVVDKIVVIPKADPGYDWIFAKGIRGFITKYGGVASHMAIRCAEFNIPAAIGCGDVIYNYVTGLDKLTLDCKNGKILKEE
- a CDS encoding N-acetylmuramoyl-L-alanine amidase gives rise to the protein MKKVYRTILICMMIILSAFVLVACGKKDAGKKTTTESSTEASEDVASTEDTTEATTEAQVDEEGFTIVNDKVTTTDYVNVRTAPSTDGDPAMQLADGVELDRIGYNDEWSKVSIKGETYYVYSEFVKAEGAASSGDDSSTEESTQETSNVGEGKLICIDAGHQATPNTDTEPVGPGAEDEKAKVSAGNTGVTTGTEEYELNLEVALKLQSALEARGYTVKMIRTSNDVDISNAARAELANSDKADAFIRIHANGSTDTNASGVMTVCQTKDNPYNADIYDSCKRLSADVLSGMAAATGANSEGVWETDSMSGINWCKVPVTIVEIGYMTNSEEDQKLVTSDYQNLLAKGIADGIDAYFAGE
- a CDS encoding gamma-glutamyl-gamma-aminobutyrate hydrolase family protein (Members of this family of hydrolases with an active site Cys residue belong to MEROPS family C26.), encoding MLHALITQREGQNMYGKSTDVLEAAYTEFYESMGIRLHPVSNFTRDFEALFEDPIDVLIVTGGGTLHPKYYVEPHKAELQPHRDAMEERLIMYCVENEIPIIGVCRGMQHLNALFGGKISYSAPFVVPRPRGVDHMAKICNSDRYIKINNFHSDCVYLENLSTMFYPLVVDEENGSVEAFVSPTMSILAFQWHPERYFESEEGRLFSRHLIQDFLGIPRDDKKPDL
- a CDS encoding nitroreductase family protein; translated protein: MEALECIKTRRSVRKFKEDIIPDEVIRELVELASYSPSWKNTQTIRYISVSDPEKIKKIAEEGVMGFALNEKTVSRAHQLMVVTQKNGICGYERDGSFSTSKGAGWEMFDAGIAAQTFCLAAHEKGIGTVILGVFDDKKVGEIVGVPEGQTVATVIAMGYPVFAPEMPPRKSVDDLLTIQ
- a CDS encoding M18 family aminopeptidase, whose protein sequence is MEERKTEVDLISEKPEQTGLLKYMLEKGITQFHVVKHVEEYLKEYGFSELKLKDKWQLQAGADYYVRPYSSVMIAFHLPKQLQHIRIATSHTDFPMLKLKPSADMEKGGYHMLNIETYGGLLMKTWFDRPLGLAGKVVVKGSDAFHPEVRLYDSEKPVAIIPSLAPHLKRGDAETKLDPQKELIPVFGLWKKDEPHSFLDEVAEKLQIDKADILDYDLYLYNCDSCQMIGDSGVFTSPRIDNVSSVSAILESLVRTGNKWKEEKGKGTEAALADEKISEANGSDMNLDIGVFFDNEEIGSLSKQGADSGLLRMITERILKDSGESRTIQELLPEIFLISLDVAHGTHPNYQEKSDPVNRVLLGNGVVLKSSASQRYVTDSEAAAVIQVLCEDEGIPFQRTVNKTGMPGGTTLGPIVSSYLPVKAVDMGMPVLAMHSACEMAHLSDYESMKRLLIAFWLK
- a CDS encoding prephenate dehydrogenase, coding for MNAFKIGFIGLGLIGGSVAKSIHRIFPNYTIIGYDVNTVTLKEAQADGTLDHYTTNISDIADCDYVFLCAPVHYNIEYLKTLKPLISDSCILSDVGSVKSDIYDAVKELGLGSHFIGGHPMVGSERSGYDAATDRLIENAYYFITPSPDAPADRVEEFMTFIGDLGAIPIRYSPDEHDKITSYISHVPHVIAASLVNLVRHADSPDGIFKSLAAGGFKDITRIASSNPVVWEHILLSNPKNIVNGLKEYIELLNKMIYDIERNDAKDINAFFESSREYRDSIPNNTSGVIRMQYELFVDIPDEPGALAKVTVLLADAGINLKNFGISHNREDEEGVLRLSFYDTDACRKAFDLLADAGYRLYNR
- a CDS encoding PspA/IM30 family protein translates to MGILKRFKDIMSANINAMLDKAEDPEKMIDQYLRDLQEDLRNVKSETATVMADETRCKRALDDCDADIAKMQSYAEKALLAGNEADAMKFLEKKNQLSTKRTSLQQSYDMAAGNAAKMKEMHDKLTKDIMDLNARKDAIKAKVQVAKTQEKMNKMMGSVTDTAGTISAFDRMEAKADAMLDKANAMAELNASGKDETDDLMSKYDAEPSSAVSDELAALKAKMGLS
- a CDS encoding SPFH domain-containing protein, producing the protein MGLFSNQFANVVEWEEYRDDLLFWKWTNREIKKDSRLIIKPGQDAIFLYNGAVEGIFTESGSYTIDSDIIPFLSTLKGFKFGFNSGLRAEVLFINTKEFTCNWGTSSPIRLQAPGLPGGLPVRSNGKFSFKIDDYNVLIERIAGVKAIFTVDDVRDRIKGILDGLLIKWITKTGGDVFNLMANATDIAKGILEDLDMELIKIGLTMTDFRISEFTYPENISKRADQAAEYTMLGDMGRFQQVKMVDALANSNGKGGTNMADVASGMMGMQMGMMMANQMTGNLQNNMNGQMNQQAAPTGNGTAPKFCPNCGTPTNGAKFCGNCGTKLI